One Gimesia aquarii DNA segment encodes these proteins:
- the mfd gene encoding transcription-repair coupling factor, which translates to MTKPIDSQIESMQDLVPVLSQSEGFAAVVAALQSGQSGTIDGAWGGSCALTAAAIAESLKSPLLIVLPRLGEIDEFAGDFASFLGRIPEIFPAWETLPGEYDVADSVFGGRLRVLNQLGQADTHTVQKPLVMVSSFPALLQPVPSQSERREATRTIKVGDEIDTDAFMSWLIERGFERTTAIELPGEFSMHGGILDIFSPDATLPIRIEFFGDEVESIRRFDVETQRTVETCQQVDLILVSPVSSDQKRSQHRTVVAQSEEEPVAENLLDNLPADTRIVLIELPELIEEGKRYLERLENPRGLFSVPATLSRCTDFPSVTIAPISAESTEVSCHLQIESIERFTRAKSEMIEELNSITGVQDRILICCHNQGEEDRLQEILGESDLDITDRITTCIGNLALGFRIVPEHLVVLSDHELFGRADIRHKPRKRKVESRAIDSFLDLNVGDFVVHLSHGIARFKGLELLEKEGHREEHLSLEFRDKVQMYVPVSLVHLVQKYIGGGKHIPQLSKLGTKGWANKKEKAAQAVRDMASDMLRLQAMRSAQPGLAYPLDSHWQKEFEASFPYTETEDQLHAINDVRLDMERPQPMDRLICGDVGYGKTEVAIRAAFKAIDAGKQVAVLVPTTVLAEQHTRTFSERMADYPITIEGLSRFKTKKEQRIILEGMASGSVDLVIGTHRLIQKDIKFKDLGLLIIDEEQRFGVEAKEMLKHLRLQIEVLTLSATPVPRTLHMSLLGIRDISNLTTAPRDRVPIETRITRFDPELIRHAMVRELNRNGQVYFVHNRVHDLKTYADRIQQIVPEANIGIGHGQMKESELETAMLDFVSGKNDIFVCTTIVESGLDIPNANTIFIHDAGNYGLSDLHQLRGRVGRSHHRAYCYLLLRDGQILTPVAAKRLKAIEEYSELGAGFKIAMRDLEIRGAGNILGTEQSGHIAAVGYELYCQLLENACKKLKNEPIREHHHVAIDLPCTAFLPSDFIPPGRIKIEIYRKLSAVRSLEELSELEEEIQDRFGNIPNPACNLILLKELQILAQLWQVDSIRLEDHFAVLGYRDKNHMLALVKSNQNRIPIRIVDHKSAYIPLPSSAVNVEAVMQELKSVLQQSFDLTYNPAPSP; encoded by the coding sequence ATGACCAAACCAATCGACAGTCAGATTGAGTCGATGCAGGATCTGGTTCCCGTTTTAAGCCAAAGCGAAGGATTCGCAGCAGTTGTTGCAGCCCTCCAATCAGGTCAGAGTGGGACGATTGACGGAGCCTGGGGAGGATCGTGCGCGCTGACTGCTGCGGCAATTGCCGAATCTCTAAAATCCCCCTTACTAATCGTACTTCCGCGCTTGGGAGAAATTGATGAATTTGCGGGTGACTTTGCCAGTTTTCTGGGAAGAATTCCTGAAATATTTCCGGCCTGGGAGACCTTACCGGGTGAGTATGATGTAGCCGATTCGGTCTTTGGAGGGCGCTTGCGTGTACTCAATCAGTTAGGACAGGCAGATACCCATACGGTCCAAAAGCCGCTTGTGATGGTGTCTTCCTTCCCTGCTCTTCTACAACCGGTTCCTAGCCAAAGTGAACGGCGCGAAGCCACCCGTACTATCAAGGTCGGAGACGAAATTGATACCGATGCTTTTATGAGCTGGCTCATTGAACGCGGTTTCGAACGAACCACTGCGATCGAACTCCCTGGGGAATTCAGTATGCATGGTGGGATTCTCGATATTTTTTCTCCTGATGCCACACTTCCCATTCGTATCGAATTTTTTGGTGATGAAGTCGAATCGATCAGACGGTTTGATGTAGAAACGCAGCGAACAGTTGAAACCTGCCAACAAGTCGATCTCATTCTGGTTTCACCCGTGTCATCTGATCAGAAACGTTCACAACATCGGACAGTGGTGGCTCAGAGTGAAGAAGAACCGGTAGCAGAAAACCTGTTGGATAACTTGCCTGCCGATACTCGCATTGTGTTAATTGAACTTCCCGAACTGATCGAAGAAGGTAAACGTTATCTGGAACGTCTTGAAAATCCGCGTGGACTATTCAGTGTACCAGCGACTTTGTCTCGTTGCACTGATTTTCCTTCTGTGACAATTGCTCCGATTTCGGCTGAATCGACTGAGGTATCTTGCCATTTGCAGATTGAATCGATCGAACGGTTTACACGCGCCAAGTCCGAAATGATCGAAGAGCTGAACTCGATTACTGGGGTTCAGGATCGAATTCTGATTTGCTGTCATAATCAGGGTGAAGAAGATCGTTTGCAGGAAATACTAGGTGAGTCTGATCTCGATATCACCGATCGCATTACGACTTGTATCGGAAATCTGGCATTAGGTTTTCGGATAGTGCCCGAACATCTTGTCGTTCTCAGTGACCATGAACTCTTCGGACGAGCTGACATCAGACATAAACCCAGAAAGCGAAAAGTCGAAAGTCGGGCGATCGACAGCTTCCTGGATTTAAATGTGGGGGACTTTGTCGTTCATTTGTCACATGGTATTGCACGTTTCAAAGGGCTTGAACTGCTTGAAAAAGAGGGACATCGCGAAGAACATCTTTCTTTAGAATTTCGTGACAAAGTGCAGATGTATGTTCCCGTGTCTCTGGTTCATTTGGTGCAAAAATATATTGGTGGTGGAAAACATATACCACAGCTTTCGAAACTAGGAACCAAAGGCTGGGCTAATAAAAAAGAAAAAGCAGCGCAAGCCGTTCGAGATATGGCCAGCGACATGTTGCGATTGCAGGCAATGCGGTCTGCACAACCAGGGCTGGCGTATCCCCTCGATAGTCATTGGCAAAAAGAATTTGAGGCTTCGTTTCCCTACACGGAAACAGAAGACCAATTGCATGCGATCAATGATGTGCGACTCGATATGGAACGGCCTCAACCCATGGATCGTCTCATCTGTGGTGATGTCGGTTATGGCAAAACAGAAGTTGCTATTCGGGCCGCCTTTAAAGCCATCGATGCAGGTAAGCAAGTTGCTGTTCTGGTCCCTACGACAGTTTTAGCCGAACAGCATACCCGCACTTTCAGTGAGCGCATGGCCGATTATCCGATCACAATTGAAGGCCTGTCTCGTTTCAAAACCAAAAAAGAACAGAGAATCATTCTTGAAGGGATGGCCTCCGGTAGTGTTGACCTGGTTATTGGAACGCACCGCTTAATTCAGAAAGATATTAAATTTAAAGATTTGGGATTGTTGATCATTGATGAAGAACAACGCTTTGGTGTAGAGGCGAAGGAAATGCTGAAACACCTTAGATTGCAAATTGAAGTGCTGACTCTTAGTGCGACACCGGTACCTCGTACACTACATATGTCTTTATTAGGGATACGTGATATTTCTAATTTGACGACAGCCCCCCGTGATCGCGTTCCCATCGAAACCAGAATCACTCGCTTCGATCCCGAACTGATTCGGCATGCGATGGTCCGTGAACTGAATCGAAATGGGCAGGTTTACTTTGTGCACAACCGTGTTCATGATCTTAAGACTTACGCAGATCGAATCCAGCAGATAGTTCCCGAAGCTAACATTGGCATTGGTCATGGGCAAATGAAAGAATCAGAGCTTGAAACGGCAATGCTCGACTTTGTTTCAGGAAAAAACGATATCTTCGTTTGCACGACCATCGTAGAGAGTGGGCTTGATATTCCAAATGCGAATACGATTTTCATTCACGATGCCGGGAATTATGGACTATCTGATCTACATCAGTTAAGGGGACGCGTTGGTCGATCACATCATAGAGCTTACTGTTATCTATTGCTCCGCGATGGTCAGATATTGACTCCTGTTGCCGCCAAGCGACTCAAAGCCATTGAGGAATACAGCGAGCTCGGTGCCGGCTTCAAAATTGCCATGCGTGATCTAGAGATTCGAGGAGCCGGTAATATTTTGGGGACGGAGCAGAGTGGGCACATCGCCGCTGTTGGCTATGAACTTTATTGTCAACTTTTAGAGAATGCTTGCAAAAAACTGAAAAATGAGCCCATTCGGGAACATCACCATGTCGCCATTGATTTACCTTGTACTGCATTCCTCCCCTCGGATTTCATTCCTCCTGGCCGAATCAAAATTGAAATTTACCGAAAATTGTCAGCGGTTCGCTCACTTGAAGAACTTTCCGAGCTGGAAGAGGAAATCCAGGACCGATTTGGGAATATTCCCAATCCTGCATGTAACTTAATTCTTTTAAAGGAATTACAGATCCTGGCGCAACTCTGGCAAGTTGACAGTATTCGGCTGGAAGATCATTTTGCGGTTTTGGGTTATCGGGATAAAAATCATATGCTCGCTTTGGTAAAAAGTAATCAAAATCGAATACCTATTCGCATCGTAGATCATAAGTCGGCATATATTCCACTACCTAGTTCTGCCGTAAATGTTGAAGCGGTCATGCAAGAGCTCAAATCGGTATTGCAACAAAGTTTTGATCTGACCTATAATCCCGCACCATCGCCCTGA
- the aroB gene encoding 3-dehydroquinate synthase, translating into MPDNSDCIDVNVALGPRSYHISVVSDRFDQFAETLESWLNHNPAFRNTVAEGNKSALIITDENLATLHASKVEKSLKTRGWKWETAVIEPGEKSKSLAVISDLYDRLVAMKADRQTIVIAVGGGVIGDAAGFVAATYVRGLPFVQVPTSLLAHVDSSVGGKVGVNHPQAKNLIGAFYQPLGVFIDTSTLETLPDRDYRSGLAEVVKYGVILDARFFQYLEQNIDGLNQRSAEVLRKVIARSCELKAEVVEQDEHERTGLRAILNYGHTFAHAFEALCGYGELMHGEAVSIGMIYASYLAEKLNLISHQETERQVHLLQALGLPTLLPEGTQLSNDDIIDRMKLDKKTVGGQLRFVLPTCLGRVEVFKEIPEAQVREVLDELKRSVSSDDFQI; encoded by the coding sequence GTGCCTGATAATTCTGATTGTATTGATGTGAATGTTGCTTTGGGACCGCGGAGTTACCACATTTCGGTAGTCAGTGACAGGTTTGATCAGTTCGCTGAAACCCTGGAAAGTTGGTTGAATCATAATCCTGCTTTTCGAAATACAGTTGCAGAAGGAAACAAATCGGCACTGATCATAACAGACGAAAATCTTGCAACATTGCATGCTTCTAAAGTTGAAAAGAGTCTGAAAACGCGCGGCTGGAAATGGGAAACTGCGGTTATTGAACCAGGAGAGAAATCCAAATCACTGGCTGTCATATCTGACCTGTATGATCGACTGGTAGCCATGAAGGCTGATCGACAGACAATCGTGATTGCCGTTGGGGGTGGAGTGATAGGTGATGCAGCCGGATTTGTAGCAGCAACCTATGTTCGTGGGCTACCTTTCGTTCAAGTCCCAACCTCACTGTTAGCGCACGTCGATAGTTCTGTCGGAGGGAAAGTGGGCGTCAATCATCCTCAGGCCAAAAACCTCATTGGTGCTTTCTACCAACCATTGGGAGTCTTCATCGATACCTCAACACTCGAAACACTTCCAGATCGTGATTATCGTAGCGGTTTGGCAGAAGTTGTTAAATATGGTGTGATTCTTGATGCACGTTTTTTTCAATATCTTGAACAGAATATCGATGGGCTGAATCAACGCTCTGCGGAGGTGCTGCGCAAGGTAATTGCCCGTAGTTGTGAACTCAAAGCTGAAGTTGTGGAACAAGACGAACATGAGCGAACCGGACTACGGGCCATACTCAATTATGGTCATACCTTTGCACACGCATTTGAAGCCCTCTGTGGTTATGGAGAACTAATGCATGGCGAAGCCGTCTCCATTGGCATGATCTATGCCAGCTATCTAGCAGAAAAACTGAACTTAATCTCCCATCAGGAAACAGAACGTCAAGTTCATCTGTTGCAGGCATTGGGTTTGCCAACACTATTGCCCGAAGGAACTCAGCTCAGCAATGACGACATTATCGATCGTATGAAGTTAGATAAGAAAACAGTAGGGGGGCAACTACGGTTTGTACTTCCAACTTGTCTGGGTCGCGTCGAAGTGTTCAAAGAGATCCCGGAAGCACAAGTTCGAGAAGTCCTTGATGAACTGAAACGCTCGGTTTCCTCCGATGATTTTCAGATTTAA
- a CDS encoding Hpt domain-containing protein, whose amino-acid sequence MSSLTPSLTGARWRLINREQVLDMAMGDTEFLSELIELFLGCVSKQMQEIKQAIEENDAQAIAEAAHACKGTVGNYTKLEPYLLLQSLENDGKSNHIEESQGKYCLLEKEITQLILEIKALMAQECYNVPASHQHVG is encoded by the coding sequence ATGTCAAGTTTAACTCCATCACTCACAGGAGCGCGCTGGCGATTGATTAATCGGGAGCAAGTACTCGATATGGCAATGGGGGATACTGAATTTCTCTCAGAATTGATCGAACTTTTTTTGGGCTGCGTATCCAAGCAGATGCAGGAAATTAAGCAGGCCATTGAAGAAAATGATGCTCAAGCTATAGCTGAGGCAGCTCACGCGTGTAAAGGAACAGTGGGGAATTATACAAAACTGGAGCCCTATTTACTTTTACAATCACTGGAAAATGATGGGAAATCCAATCACATTGAAGAATCCCAAGGCAAATATTGTTTACTGGAAAAAGAAATCACTCAATTGATTTTAGAAATAAAAGCATTGATGGCTCAAGAGTGTTACAACGTTCCAGCTTCTCATCAGCATGTAGGATAA
- a CDS encoding response regulator has product MKILVVDDVGYTCHFHTRLIEKFGYSACSATSGYEALNYLKTDNDISIVVTDLMMRGMDGVDLFQEAQNLERFTDEGELDPPQFVLMTALRMQKNSQDKDVQRLKLAKELGVGKIMFKPLDQDELEQTLKDMAMGAPTAAGKSLDLYTPTQSLKDAVKEIIDSGNAGAAEQFVECLNEEVDSLKKFLSTLETV; this is encoded by the coding sequence ATGAAAATTTTAGTAGTTGATGATGTTGGATATACTTGTCATTTCCATACACGACTTATAGAAAAATTTGGTTATTCCGCTTGTTCGGCGACTTCCGGATATGAAGCATTGAATTACCTGAAAACTGATAATGATATCAGCATTGTCGTGACTGATTTGATGATGCGTGGTATGGATGGCGTGGACTTGTTTCAAGAAGCACAGAATCTAGAACGATTTACCGATGAAGGAGAACTAGATCCTCCCCAGTTTGTTCTGATGACTGCTTTGAGAATGCAAAAAAATTCTCAAGATAAAGATGTCCAACGACTTAAGCTGGCGAAAGAACTAGGTGTCGGCAAGATTATGTTCAAGCCATTAGACCAGGATGAACTCGAACAAACATTAAAAGATATGGCAATGGGAGCCCCCACTGCTGCTGGAAAATCATTAGATTTATATACCCCCACACAAAGTTTAAAAGACGCTGTAAAGGAGATTATCGATTCTGGAAATGCAGGTGCTGCTGAGCAATTTGTAGAGTGCTTAAATGAAGAAGTCGACAGTCTGAAAAAGTTTTTGAGTACGCTGGAAACTGTTTAA
- a CDS encoding PilZ domain-containing protein gives MCPLNTRLMCLLNLDQYSEKQNRALSRVLDSLDHLEKRMSVHYSEKRVHERKDFRGIVMISIPNDVPISSSNNTPFDECSVNTVNVWSRSISQSGLSFVYPFPIHQTEILVGVPVTDDQVSWFRSEIVRRKEIEEEKFWEYGVKFLGKVVI, from the coding sequence ATGTGCCCTTTAAACACGCGGCTGATGTGCCTTCTTAATCTGGATCAGTACTCTGAAAAACAGAATCGTGCTTTATCGCGCGTTCTGGATTCGCTGGACCACTTGGAAAAGCGAATGAGCGTCCATTACTCAGAAAAACGAGTCCATGAACGCAAGGACTTTCGTGGGATTGTGATGATTTCAATTCCAAACGACGTTCCTATTTCAAGTTCAAACAATACACCTTTTGATGAATGTAGTGTCAATACCGTCAATGTCTGGTCTCGCTCAATTTCTCAATCTGGTCTTTCATTCGTCTATCCCTTTCCAATACATCAGACCGAAATTCTTGTGGGAGTTCCGGTAACCGACGATCAGGTGAGCTGGTTTCGTTCAGAAATTGTGAGACGAAAAGAAATTGAAGAAGAAAAGTTCTGGGAGTATGGAGTCAAGTTTCTTGGAAAAGTGGTTATTTAA
- a CDS encoding YggS family pyridoxal phosphate-dependent enzyme, with product MEGLNGIIQNNYSKIQSRIKAACLRCQRNSESVTLVAVTKYAQMEWVKILLELGCTHLGESRTQQLNERAAMLPDDLHWHFIGPLQRNKVRRTILNSSLIHSVDSLKLLSTIDRIAAECGLQPHVLIEVNLAGEENKKGFSKADLLANWASIYTASHVCIDGLMTMAPHHQDPELARPVFHELSELRSQLQASSPAKIQLKELSMGMSGDFEVAIEEGATLVRIGSALYEGLK from the coding sequence ATGGAAGGCCTGAACGGCATCATTCAAAATAACTATTCAAAAATCCAAAGTCGAATCAAAGCGGCCTGCTTACGCTGCCAGCGCAATTCAGAATCGGTAACATTAGTGGCCGTTACAAAATATGCCCAAATGGAATGGGTGAAAATATTGCTTGAATTGGGCTGTACCCATTTAGGTGAAAGCCGAACTCAGCAACTTAATGAGCGTGCCGCCATGCTGCCAGATGATCTGCATTGGCATTTTATTGGCCCCCTGCAACGCAATAAGGTCAGACGCACAATTCTGAATAGTAGCCTTATTCACTCTGTTGATTCTTTGAAGTTGCTGTCAACCATTGATCGCATTGCCGCCGAATGTGGATTACAGCCACATGTTCTAATCGAAGTGAATCTTGCCGGTGAAGAGAATAAAAAAGGCTTTAGCAAAGCAGATCTCCTTGCTAATTGGGCATCGATTTATACCGCATCACATGTCTGTATAGACGGCCTGATGACAATGGCACCTCATCATCAAGATCCAGAATTAGCACGACCTGTTTTTCATGAACTATCAGAATTGCGAAGTCAACTTCAGGCAAGTTCACCTGCAAAGATACAATTGAAGGAGCTCTCGATGGGGATGAGTGGAGATTTTGAAGTCGCAATAGAAGAAGGGGCGACTCTCGTACGCATAGGTAGTGCGCTATACGAGGGCTTAAAATAA
- a CDS encoding DUF167 domain-containing protein, which translates to MTEEVKLEVVGTAVLLPVQAQPRSSKNQIDGIHDGRLKVCVTQIPEKGKANKALLKVIHEGLKLKRSQIELYKGEATSLKIFRITEISLDELQSQIAKSIK; encoded by the coding sequence GTGACCGAAGAAGTAAAGCTTGAGGTGGTCGGCACGGCCGTTCTACTTCCTGTTCAGGCTCAGCCCAGATCCAGTAAGAATCAGATTGACGGTATACACGATGGTCGGCTCAAGGTCTGTGTGACGCAGATCCCCGAGAAGGGAAAAGCAAACAAAGCCTTGCTTAAAGTCATTCATGAAGGCCTTAAACTGAAACGGTCGCAAATCGAGCTATATAAAGGCGAAGCAACGTCCTTGAAAATCTTTCGCATCACGGAAATTTCACTAGATGAATTACAGAGCCAGATAGCAAAGTCTATAAAGTAA
- a CDS encoding PQQ-binding-like beta-propeller repeat protein, which yields MTDSMPVRLLLAALLVSGLTLSSHSAERTQLSKSWKQWRGPDRQNHSTDTGLIQDWNEHPPKLVWTATGLGKGYASVSIKDNRLFTTGNLPEGQAVIAVNTDDGKILWKTNLIDSNPKHGYPGARCTPSIDGDRLYAISTNGAISCLSVADGEIIWTKTFEEEWDGKMMSGWGFSESPLVDGNLVLCTPGGEDAMIVALDKTTGKEVWKTSVSDLGEKGKDGAGYSSIVISNAGGVKQYVQLTGRGLIGVRASDGKLLWNYNPVANKVANIPTPIVSGDYVFCSTGYGTGSALVKLSKDGDGIKAEEVYFLNAKTLQNHHGGMILHDGHIYCGHGHGKGFPICINLKTGKVVWGGRIRGEGSGSAAISFADGNLIFRYESGDLALIEATPKEYILKGSFKADQVLGKAWAQPVICGGKLYLREQDVLMCYDLKK from the coding sequence ATGACTGACTCGATGCCCGTTCGCCTACTTTTGGCAGCTTTGCTGGTTAGTGGACTCACATTGTCATCTCATTCTGCCGAGCGTACTCAACTCTCAAAGTCCTGGAAACAATGGAGAGGACCAGACCGCCAGAATCATTCCACAGATACAGGACTCATTCAGGATTGGAATGAACATCCCCCCAAGCTGGTTTGGACAGCCACTGGTTTAGGCAAAGGTTATGCCAGTGTTTCGATTAAGGATAACCGTTTATTTACAACCGGTAATCTTCCCGAAGGCCAGGCCGTGATCGCAGTCAACACCGATGATGGCAAAATTTTATGGAAAACGAATCTCATTGATTCGAACCCCAAGCACGGTTATCCCGGTGCGCGTTGCACACCTTCCATCGATGGAGATCGGCTGTATGCGATTTCTACGAATGGTGCGATCTCTTGTCTTAGTGTCGCCGATGGAGAAATTATCTGGACGAAAACCTTTGAAGAAGAGTGGGATGGAAAAATGATGTCTGGCTGGGGCTTTTCAGAATCTCCCCTGGTAGACGGCAATCTGGTTTTGTGTACTCCCGGCGGGGAAGATGCAATGATTGTTGCCCTGGATAAAACCACAGGAAAAGAAGTCTGGAAAACTTCAGTATCAGACCTGGGAGAAAAAGGGAAAGATGGAGCCGGCTATTCCTCAATCGTGATTTCCAATGCTGGCGGAGTAAAACAATATGTCCAACTCACCGGTAGAGGTTTGATTGGCGTGCGTGCCAGTGATGGTAAACTGCTTTGGAATTATAATCCTGTTGCAAATAAAGTTGCCAATATTCCAACTCCGATCGTCTCTGGAGATTATGTTTTTTGTTCAACTGGATATGGAACCGGCAGTGCACTGGTAAAATTGTCCAAAGACGGAGACGGCATCAAGGCAGAAGAAGTTTATTTTCTGAACGCCAAAACGTTGCAAAACCATCATGGAGGCATGATTCTGCACGATGGTCACATCTATTGCGGACATGGACATGGAAAAGGGTTTCCGATCTGTATTAATCTGAAAACGGGCAAAGTGGTCTGGGGCGGAAGGATTCGTGGTGAAGGTTCAGGCTCCGCTGCGATTTCTTTTGCCGATGGAAATTTGATTTTCCGCTATGAAAGTGGTGATTTAGCTTTAATTGAAGCGACTCCCAAAGAATACATCTTGAAAGGCAGCTTCAAAGCAGACCAGGTGTTGGGCAAAGCCTGGGCACAACCTGTCATCTGTGGTGGGAAACTTTATCTGCGAGAGCAGGATGTGTTAATGTGCTATGATTTGAAAAAATAG
- a CDS encoding MotA/TolQ/ExbB proton channel family protein, giving the protein MIDTSVDLSSSSSSGPTTKTSGSRGSKKAASSGWADGTEVSLSKSATIALVTSIAFYVLIFPIRGYYLGELFLDRGWVPFVLVFLMSWSGAILFLKSRKLAKQKDSMLFDTLPIDISEEISEKTVSKFIEHVNGLPVDPRESFLINRVLRGLEHFSVLGSSSEVSSRLQSQSEIDATAIDSSYTMLKVFIWAIPILGFIGTVMGISESVGSFSGSMDAAQDISVLKDSLNGVTGGLSTAFDTTLVALVMSMLVMFPSSSMQKSEEDLLNWVDEYCNENLLKRLKESDHASSGSEKDHRRLIQRTIDKAMADHHAELQTWTQKLEGIGSTLSQQVMKSWGKIDDKIRTQQEEQLNKTQHVIEKLTAEHNSVMEQMEVVQAKMTELQSEQVTQLEKMNGDANEMAQAAEVLSQSFNGVQQGLNGLNTVLADLGEKQVLIQQVEAPRKKWGLFGSSRKVR; this is encoded by the coding sequence ATGATTGACACGTCCGTTGATCTATCCTCTTCGAGTTCTTCCGGCCCTACTACAAAAACCTCAGGCAGCCGAGGCAGTAAGAAAGCCGCATCCAGTGGCTGGGCTGACGGAACCGAAGTCAGCCTTTCCAAAAGTGCTACAATTGCGCTTGTGACTTCAATCGCATTTTATGTGTTGATTTTTCCGATTCGGGGTTATTACCTGGGTGAACTCTTTCTAGACCGCGGATGGGTTCCGTTTGTGCTTGTGTTTCTGATGAGTTGGTCCGGTGCGATTCTGTTTCTAAAGTCTCGCAAGTTAGCCAAGCAAAAAGACTCGATGCTCTTTGATACACTGCCGATTGATATTTCAGAAGAAATTTCAGAAAAGACGGTCTCAAAATTCATTGAACATGTGAATGGACTTCCCGTTGATCCTCGTGAAAGTTTTTTGATCAATCGAGTCTTGCGAGGTTTAGAGCATTTTAGTGTTTTAGGAAGTAGTTCCGAAGTCTCCAGCCGATTACAGTCACAATCAGAAATTGACGCAACCGCCATTGATTCCAGTTATACCATGCTCAAAGTATTTATTTGGGCCATTCCGATCCTGGGATTCATTGGTACCGTGATGGGGATCAGTGAGTCTGTGGGAAGTTTCTCTGGATCCATGGATGCGGCTCAGGATATCTCTGTCTTGAAAGATTCTCTAAACGGTGTGACCGGTGGGTTGTCAACTGCCTTCGATACGACATTGGTCGCACTGGTGATGAGTATGCTCGTTATGTTTCCCAGTAGTTCGATGCAAAAATCGGAAGAAGATCTACTCAATTGGGTTGATGAATACTGCAACGAAAACCTGTTAAAGCGGCTTAAGGAAAGTGATCATGCCAGTAGTGGCTCTGAGAAAGATCATCGACGTCTGATTCAGCGAACGATAGATAAGGCAATGGCCGACCATCATGCAGAGCTACAAACCTGGACTCAGAAACTGGAAGGCATCGGCAGTACCCTGTCTCAGCAAGTTATGAAGTCCTGGGGCAAAATCGATGATAAAATTCGGACCCAACAGGAAGAACAACTCAATAAAACCCAACATGTCATTGAGAAGTTGACTGCAGAGCACAATTCTGTAATGGAACAAATGGAAGTAGTGCAAGCAAAAATGACGGAACTCCAGTCCGAGCAAGTTACTCAACTAGAAAAAATGAATGGCGATGCAAATGAGATGGCGCAAGCCGCAGAAGTACTTTCTCAGTCCTTCAATGGTGTGCAACAGGGGTTAAACGGGCTCAACACAGTTTTGGCTGACTTGGGAGAAAAGCAAGTGCTCATTCAGCAAGTAGAAGCACCTCGTAAAAAATGGGGGCTCTTCGGTAGTTCAAGGAAAGTACGATAG
- a CDS encoding ROK family protein, producing MSTDSINAGKQYWAGFDLGGTKMLAKIFDSEYQTLGRKRRKTKGHSGVESGLERIAQTIHQALEEANLKPEGLAGIGVGCPGPLDLKKGVIFEAPNLGWYDAPVKEVLEKEFGCPVVICNDVDAGVFGEYRFGAAKDSTSSMGIFPGTGIGGGAVYRGQLVQGSKSSCMEIGHTKVLPSGPECGCGQYGCLEVFASRLAISAAAAQAAYRGDAPKLRELAGTDLSDIRSGILAAAVQGGDESVKKIILRAAKYIGIAAGNMVHTFSPEVIVLGGGLIEAMPDLIVPAVAEATREKVMPTFKDSFKVVAAQLGDDSTVMGAAAWAQKVIQETPSLRIETKV from the coding sequence ATGTCTACTGATTCAATTAACGCCGGTAAACAATATTGGGCTGGTTTTGATTTGGGTGGGACCAAAATGCTCGCAAAAATCTTCGATTCTGAATACCAAACTTTGGGCAGAAAACGGAGAAAGACCAAAGGTCATTCAGGCGTGGAATCTGGCTTGGAGCGTATCGCGCAAACAATCCATCAGGCTCTGGAAGAAGCCAATCTGAAGCCAGAGGGGTTAGCGGGCATTGGCGTCGGCTGCCCGGGTCCATTGGATCTAAAAAAAGGGGTTATCTTCGAAGCCCCCAATCTGGGTTGGTATGATGCTCCCGTCAAAGAAGTACTGGAAAAAGAGTTTGGTTGTCCCGTTGTCATTTGCAACGATGTCGATGCTGGTGTTTTCGGTGAATACCGTTTTGGAGCGGCCAAAGATTCTACTTCTTCAATGGGTATCTTCCCCGGAACGGGGATCGGAGGAGGGGCCGTTTATCGTGGTCAACTGGTCCAGGGAAGTAAAAGCTCCTGCATGGAAATTGGCCATACTAAAGTTTTACCCAGTGGCCCCGAATGTGGCTGCGGTCAGTATGGATGTCTGGAAGTGTTTGCCAGTCGCCTGGCAATATCAGCAGCTGCGGCACAGGCTGCTTATCGTGGTGATGCACCTAAGTTACGTGAGCTGGCAGGAACCGATCTCTCTGATATCAGGAGTGGAATCCTAGCTGCTGCAGTTCAAGGAGGAGATGAAAGCGTTAAAAAAATTATTTTACGTGCAGCAAAATATATCGGAATCGCTGCCGGGAATATGGTGCATACATTCTCGCCTGAAGTAATTGTTCTGGGAGGCGGATTGATCGAAGCCATGCCCGATCTGATAGTACCAGCAGTCGCTGAAGCCACTCGTGAGAAAGTGATGCCAACATTTAAAGATTCGTTTAAAGTCGTAGCCGCCCAATTAGGGGATGACTCCACTGTGATGGGAGCCGCGGCTTGGGCACAAAAAGTGATTCAAGAAACGCCATCGTTGAGAATTGAAACGAAAGTATGA